GTGCATGAACCTGATCGGCGGTAACACCCAGATCAGCATCTGAAGTTTTCTTCGGCACATGCGTGCTTTCAATGAAGGATAAAATATCTTCAATCGTATAGCGAAGCGTCGCAGCGGAACGAGCAAAAGCGACAATCTCTTTTCTCAGTTCCGCGTTACTTTCAGGTACGCTTTTCAGCGCAACCCTTGCAGCCTCGACAAAACTTGCACAGACCGCAATATGACGGAAAAGGCTTTCAAACCCTTCCTGAGTCTCTTTTTTGTGATTTTTCAGAATAATAGGGATCTGCTTTTCTTCCCATTCGATGCGAAGGTTTGCCCTGTGTGTCTTCATCCTGTCAGCCAGGTTAAGCATATAACTGGTGGCCTCATCAATAGGAAGGTATGCCACAGAATCCTTTACGTCCTGGAGGGATAGCGTCGAAGTACTATGCCGGGAGATTGATACGTCATGATGCACAATGCTACTGGCAGGAACAGGGGCAAGTGCCACCGCCAGCGCTGCGGCCATAGATGATATTTTATTTTTTTTACTGCTCATAATTGCCTTTCCTGCAAATAATCGTGAACCACTGCCGGAATGATAGCGCAAAAAATCACCCGCTGAAACGGATTATCCTTGCGGCGGAACTAGTCCGCGTCAACCTCATTGAGCGCCACCATAATCGCCAGACGCTCAGCAGGCGGCAAAGCCGCATATTTCGCGCGCCAGCGCTCAACTTTGCGCTTTATACGATGCCGATCATTGTAGTCTTTCCCGGCAAACGCGTGGGAATACGCGCGCCCTTCCGGGTAGTTCATCCAGATTTTTTCTGTTCGCACGCCGCCGCGCGTCATGGCCTGAAATTCTTTACTGCGCCAGCCCGCTAACGTTTCGTCATAGAGCCGCGACGGATAGCCAGACAAAATCACGCTGACGTTTTCTGGCAGGCTTATGAGGCAGGCTAACAGGCGTTCATGATCGACTACGGTATATTCATGACGGTAGCGGGCGCGACTGGTGCGCGTTTCTGGCAGATAGGGAGGATCGGAATAAACAAGCACTCGGCCATGTTGAGTAAAGTCTTCTCTTTCCAGAAATCCTACAGCATCACCGTGATATAGATGCAACCGAGGCGGAGTTTCCCCCATCTCTGACCAGCGATCCCGCGTTAATTTAAAAGCATTTTCATCGACATCAATTCCTATCGTCCTGGCTGCAAGTGGTTTGTGAAACATTACTGCACCACTACCCAGGTGCGTTTCAATGTAGGTATCATGCGGAGGCATTTCAGCAATAATCTTCTGATAAACCCCGCTTGCCGCTTTACTTCCCAGATAGCTCATTCTCTTTCGTCCTCAGTTAACACAGTCATTCCTAACCACCTGCAGCACTGTTAAAAATGACGGTTCTCGATGTTTGGCCAACACAGTCGGAAATGACGGTATTTGACGGAATCCGGTACCACACCGTCAAAGCTGACCGTTCCGGCCAGCGCCCTACTTCCGCCCCGAAAACGCAGCCTTCATCCTGTTCACGAGGTCACTTGTCTTTTTCTTCGCCGCCATCACCTGCGACGGCAGCTTATCCAGCCCGGACGCGGCGCGGTTGCGCGATACCAGCCGCCCATCCTGCACAGTCATAACAAGATCACCGCACGCCACTGACGCACCGGCCATTATCGATCTGACCATTCCAGTGCTTGCGTCAATCCCACGCAGCGCCAGCAATTCACTGATCTGCTGCTCTTTCACGGATAGCCCGGCCCCGTTTTCCCGTTCCGGTGGCCGCTTTTTACGCTTACTTCGCACATCGTCACTAAGCCGCTGCGCCAGTTCTCGCTTTTCCTGCCGTGAAAGCGCATCAAAATTCACCGTCACACCCTCAGCTGGCACAGTCATTTCCGACAGTCCTGCATCTTCGCTGGCGGCATGTTTAACACCGTCAGCACCTGTCGCGGGATCCCGCGTACAGTTATTGACAGAACTCCAAGGGGCGGCGCTGCCGCCTGAAAAACCAACGTCAACGACCACGCCGTCAACGCTCTGGTGCTTTGGCACAATTATGTATTGAGTGGTGCGGGTGAATATCAACGATTCGCTGCCCGTCATCGGGCAGTAAATACCGGTAATTCTCTGGACGTCATCGCCGTAGGCATTGCCGTTTTCGGTGGTTTCATAGTTCAGACGGATACGCACATTATCGCGCTCAACCAACGGGCCTCCCTGGGCTAACACGTAGTTATCCCATTCTCCTGCATCAGCAGCCTGCCGTGCGGTTTCCAGTTCAGGGTGTAACACCAGTTCACGATCGCCCAGGCGGCGAAGTTCGCGGTATACCGTGACCGGCGCACCGCCGATCTGCTGAAACTGACGAATAGACCAGCGCGACGCCCACGCGCTAACACGGAGTGACATTTCTTTCAGGTCTTCCCCGGTTTCGTCGTCCTTCTCGCCATCCAGCGCGAAGCCGTCGATATTCTTGGAAATGTATTTCGCTATATATCCGGTAGCGCTGCCGTGGGCTTCATCGATTGGCACAACCTGAAAGCGATTTTCCTGCGCTCCCGGTTCGTGGCCGTCTTCTTTCAGGGCATAGGTACGGAAGATTTCGCGCGCCTGCTCGACGCATTCCGGGCGCATAAAAAGAAGTAAATGCCAGTGTGGCGTT
The sequence above is drawn from the Serratia symbiotica genome and encodes:
- a CDS encoding DNA methylase, giving the protein MSYLGSKAASGVYQKIIAEMPPHDTYIETHLGSGAVMFHKPLAARTIGIDVDENAFKLTRDRWSEMGETPPRLHLYHGDAVGFLEREDFTQHGRVLVYSDPPYLPETRTSRARYRHEYTVVDHERLLACLISLPENVSVILSGYPSRLYDETLAGWRSKEFQAMTRGGVRTEKIWMNYPEGRAYSHAFAGKDYNDRHRIKRKVERWRAKYAALPPAERLAIMVALNEVDAD